One segment of Nostoc piscinale CENA21 DNA contains the following:
- the sigC gene encoding RNA polymerase sigma factor SigC has translation MPATSFYPDAAYNSQKSRQVLDPDITVDDGDLSVEELHDLEIVSVDPASFGANTNRRSTDLVRLYLQEIGRVRLLGRDEEVSEAQKVQRYLRMRTVLANAVKQGDALVEPYLRLIEVQERLASELGHRPSLERWANTAGVQVSDLKPILSEGKRRWAEIAKITVEELEQIQSQGLQSKEHMIKANLRLVVSVAKKYQNRGLELLDLVQEGTLGLERAVEKFDPTKGYRFSTYAYWWIRQGITRAIATSSRTIRLPVHITEKLNKIKKAQRKIAQEKGRTPTLEDLAIELEMTPSQVREVLLRVPRSVSLETKVGKDKDTELGELLETDSVTPEEMLMRESLQRDLQNLLADLTSRERDVILMRFGLADGHPYSLAEIGRALDLSRERVRQIESKALQKLRQPKRRNLIRDYLESLS, from the coding sequence ATGCCAGCAACATCTTTTTACCCGGATGCCGCCTACAATTCCCAAAAGTCCCGCCAGGTTTTAGACCCAGATATCACGGTTGACGACGGTGATTTATCGGTCGAAGAGCTTCACGATTTGGAGATAGTTTCTGTTGATCCTGCTAGTTTTGGCGCAAATACTAATCGCCGCAGTACAGACCTGGTACGTCTATATCTTCAGGAAATTGGACGAGTCCGGTTGTTGGGGCGTGATGAAGAAGTTTCAGAAGCTCAAAAAGTTCAACGTTATCTACGGATGCGGACAGTACTTGCCAATGCTGTCAAGCAAGGTGATGCTTTAGTTGAGCCTTATTTGCGATTAATTGAAGTTCAAGAGCGTTTAGCATCGGAACTTGGCCACCGTCCTTCTTTAGAAAGATGGGCTAATACTGCTGGTGTGCAAGTGTCGGATCTCAAGCCGATTTTGTCAGAAGGTAAACGCCGTTGGGCTGAAATTGCCAAAATCACAGTCGAAGAATTGGAGCAAATTCAATCTCAAGGACTGCAATCTAAAGAACACATGATCAAGGCCAACTTGCGTCTTGTGGTTTCTGTTGCCAAGAAATACCAAAATCGTGGTTTGGAATTATTAGATTTAGTCCAAGAAGGAACTCTTGGTTTAGAAAGAGCCGTAGAAAAATTTGACCCCACTAAAGGTTATCGCTTTAGTACTTATGCTTACTGGTGGATTCGGCAAGGGATTACAAGAGCGATCGCAACTTCTAGTCGCACAATTCGCCTCCCAGTTCATATTACAGAAAAATTAAACAAAATTAAAAAAGCGCAACGTAAAATTGCTCAAGAAAAAGGTCGGACTCCGACTTTAGAAGATTTGGCAATTGAATTAGAAATGACACCATCTCAAGTTAGAGAAGTATTGTTAAGAGTGCCGCGTTCTGTTTCTTTAGAAACCAAAGTTGGTAAAGATAAAGATACTGAGTTAGGAGAACTGCTAGAAACAGATAGCGTGACTCCTGAAGAAATGTTAATGCGAGAATCTTTACAAAGAGACTTGCAAAATCTCTTAGCTGATTTAACTAGCCGCGAACGAGATGTAATTCTGATGCGGTTTGGTTTAGCTGATGGTCATCCTTATTCTTTAGCCGAAATTGGCCGCGCCCTGGATTTATCACGGGAACGAGTACGCCAAATTGAATCGAAAGCCTTGCAAAAACTGCGCCAACCCAAACGCCGTAACCTGATCCGCGACTATTTAGAGTCTCTGAGCTAA
- a CDS encoding Fur family transcriptional regulator: MTVYTTTSLKAELNERGWRLTPQRETILHIFQELPQGEHLSAEDLYHRLETDGEGISLSTIYRTLKLMARMGILRELELGEGHKHYEINQPYPHHHHHLICVRCNSTIEFKNDSILKIGAKTAQKEGFHLLDCQMTIHAVCPKCQRALMPL, translated from the coding sequence ATGACTGTCTACACAACTACTTCACTCAAAGCAGAGTTAAATGAAAGAGGCTGGCGTTTAACTCCCCAACGCGAAACAATTTTACACATTTTTCAAGAGTTACCACAAGGTGAACACCTCAGTGCCGAGGATCTTTACCATCGATTAGAAACCGATGGCGAAGGCATCAGCCTTTCAACTATCTACCGGACGTTGAAACTGATGGCACGGATGGGAATTTTGCGGGAATTAGAATTAGGTGAAGGTCATAAACATTACGAAATCAACCAACCTTACCCTCACCATCACCATCATTTAATTTGTGTCCGGTGCAACAGTACAATTGAGTTTAAAAACGATTCGATTTTAAAAATTGGTGCGAAAACTGCTCAAAAAGAAGGGTTTCATTTACTCGACTGTCAAATGACCATTCATGCAGTATGCCCCAAGTGCCAAAGAGCATTAATGCCGCTGTAG
- a CDS encoding peptidoglycan-binding protein, whose amino-acid sequence MDNLAYLHLAFAYEDCESSDLVLLSDLLNKASAPDWSKLSGKAWKYMLPLALTLSILGSINGVLALERGDQGPSVRSLQQKLQQAGFYQAPITQVYDFPTEEAVRRFQKAAGLPVDGVMGASAIQKLDNWRKSSATNQAKKPTVVRTTQTTKVAAASTSSTSVNKTTTQATKRSNSQYLMRGDEGEQVRVLQEKLRVAGYYYGNATGIFGPITEESVKRFQEAYKLNVDGIVGPATLSKLPGSGVGYGEDAPPRRVADKDNLRMGDRGEAVRMLQEQLIKAGYLQGEPNGYFGSYTSEAVRRFQADNYLAASGIAGPTTRARLYSKVSNAPKSDFSVLEIQRRLRDKGFYKGKLNGVMAEDTRKAIKQAQEFYGVSLSDIRSGRF is encoded by the coding sequence ATGGACAACCTTGCATATTTGCACCTCGCTTTCGCCTATGAAGACTGTGAATCCAGTGATTTGGTGTTGCTGAGTGATTTATTAAACAAAGCTTCAGCCCCAGACTGGAGTAAACTTTCTGGTAAGGCTTGGAAGTATATGTTACCTCTGGCACTTACCTTGTCTATTCTCGGTAGTATCAATGGTGTCTTGGCTCTAGAAAGAGGAGATCAAGGCCCTTCTGTGAGAAGTCTGCAACAAAAACTCCAACAAGCAGGCTTTTATCAAGCGCCCATAACGCAAGTTTACGATTTCCCTACAGAAGAAGCTGTTCGACGCTTCCAAAAAGCTGCGGGTTTACCTGTTGATGGCGTGATGGGAGCAAGTGCGATACAAAAACTAGACAACTGGCGTAAGTCATCTGCAACTAACCAAGCTAAAAAACCAACGGTTGTGCGTACAACTCAAACCACAAAAGTTGCGGCTGCTAGTACATCTAGTACATCAGTAAACAAAACCACCACCCAAGCTACCAAACGTAGCAATTCTCAATATCTCATGAGAGGTGATGAAGGGGAACAAGTGAGAGTTCTGCAAGAAAAATTGCGGGTAGCAGGTTACTACTACGGCAATGCTACAGGTATATTTGGCCCAATTACCGAAGAATCGGTGAAGAGGTTCCAAGAAGCCTATAAACTAAATGTTGATGGGATTGTTGGCCCAGCAACCCTCAGCAAACTGCCAGGGAGCGGTGTAGGTTATGGTGAAGATGCTCCCCCAAGAAGAGTCGCTGATAAAGATAATCTTCGCATGGGCGATCGCGGTGAAGCCGTGAGAATGCTGCAAGAACAATTAATTAAAGCAGGATATTTACAGGGAGAACCAAACGGTTACTTTGGTTCTTACACTTCCGAGGCTGTACGCCGCTTCCAAGCTGATAATTACTTAGCCGCAAGTGGAATTGCTGGCCCTACCACCAGAGCTAGGTTATACAGTAAGGTGAGTAATGCACCCAAGAGTGACTTTAGTGTTTTAGAAATTCAACGACGGCTACGAGATAAGGGCTTTTATAAAGGAAAGCTAAATGGTGTTATGGCAGAAGACACAAGAAAAGCCATTAAACAAGCCCAAGAATTTTACGGTGTCAGTCTCAGTGATATTAGAAGCGGACGTTTTTAA